From a single Sphingobium sp. genomic region:
- the gspK gene encoding type II secretion system minor pseudopilin GspK, producing the protein MSDAIKMPERERGAALLTVLLLVAVMAVITATALDRLRLSTRLAVNGAAMAQARAYSYAAEAIAAVRLEDLIQSSPAQLTVNGDWLGRDLPVPVDRGQAVVNISDGQNCFNLNSLVSGKGGQLSANRRSIGQFAKLMTLLAIAPADAAVIADATADWIDSDSDALPYGAEDGYYAGLSSPFLAANRLLVDAGELRAVRGVTSSHFERLRPWICALPISEPVKLNANTLIPERAILLAALLEGKVSPTQAKALLAIRPAGGYGSAVRFWAQPQLAAAQIPADIQGQIGVTSNWFFIRSRIAAESIELESEALLDARSPQVRTIWRRWGDAG; encoded by the coding sequence GTGTCTGATGCCATTAAAATGCCCGAGCGTGAACGGGGTGCAGCGTTGTTGACCGTTTTGCTGCTGGTTGCTGTAATGGCCGTGATCACTGCAACTGCGCTGGACCGGTTGCGTCTGTCGACCCGTCTGGCGGTCAATGGGGCTGCAATGGCGCAGGCGCGGGCCTATAGCTATGCCGCAGAGGCGATCGCGGCGGTGCGGCTGGAAGACCTGATCCAGTCCAGCCCCGCGCAATTGACCGTAAACGGAGACTGGCTGGGGCGCGACTTGCCGGTACCAGTCGACCGGGGCCAGGCAGTGGTGAACATCAGCGATGGCCAGAATTGCTTCAATCTCAACAGCCTCGTCTCCGGCAAGGGAGGGCAGTTGTCCGCTAACCGTCGCAGTATCGGTCAATTTGCCAAACTGATGACGCTGTTGGCAATCGCGCCTGCCGATGCGGCGGTGATTGCCGATGCAACTGCAGACTGGATCGACAGTGACAGCGACGCCTTACCTTATGGCGCAGAGGACGGCTATTATGCCGGATTGAGCAGTCCGTTTCTGGCGGCCAATAGGCTCTTGGTCGATGCGGGCGAATTGCGGGCCGTTCGGGGGGTGACATCGTCCCATTTTGAACGATTGCGCCCTTGGATCTGCGCTTTGCCGATTTCGGAGCCCGTTAAACTCAATGCCAACACGCTCATTCCCGAACGTGCGATATTGCTTGCGGCGTTACTTGAGGGAAAAGTTTCGCCGACGCAGGCGAAGGCTTTGCTCGCCATTAGACCAGCCGGAGGCTATGGCAGCGCCGTCAGGTTCTGGGCGCAGCCGCAATTGGCCGCAGCCCAAATCCCAGCCGATATTCAGGGTCAAATAGGTGTGACAAGCAACTGGTTTTTTATACGCAGCCGAATCGCGGCTGAATCAATTGAGCTGGAGAGCGAGGCGCTTCTCGATGCCCGATCGCCGCAAGTTCGGACCATATGGCGCCGTTGGGGTGATGCAGGATGA
- the gspJ gene encoding type II secretion system minor pseudopilin GspJ, giving the protein MRMVRPITCANGFTLVEMLVALFVFGLVSAAGVTLLRSSADGQVQLRTKLGERATLSRLSNLLEADLAQAVPRPVRRSGGTIDAAFTTVDGQLFSFSRIGAVGTDDTGQSSLGRISYRFTKGQLVRGSTAHADGGQSSEAIILANVADISVRFRDATGIWRSDWSALDPEAMPRAVEMQIVAAGAPAYKMLFLVGADGLPKPVEPEELSGV; this is encoded by the coding sequence ATGCGCATGGTTCGTCCAATAACTTGTGCCAATGGCTTCACGCTTGTCGAAATGCTTGTTGCGCTTTTCGTTTTCGGGCTAGTCTCCGCTGCAGGGGTCACCTTGCTGCGTAGCAGTGCCGACGGGCAGGTGCAGTTGCGTACCAAATTGGGCGAACGCGCCACGTTAAGTCGTTTGTCGAACCTTCTCGAAGCAGACCTTGCTCAGGCTGTGCCCCGGCCGGTGCGCCGATCTGGTGGCACTATCGATGCGGCCTTCACCACCGTCGATGGCCAGTTGTTTTCCTTCAGTCGCATAGGTGCGGTCGGCACAGACGATACCGGCCAGTCATCGCTCGGCAGAATTTCGTATCGTTTCACCAAGGGTCAGCTTGTGCGCGGTTCGACTGCCCATGCTGATGGCGGCCAAAGCAGCGAGGCCATCATTCTCGCCAACGTTGCTGACATCTCTGTCCGGTTCAGGGATGCTACCGGCATATGGAGGAGCGATTGGTCCGCGCTGGATCCTGAAGCGATGCCGCGCGCAGTCGAAATGCAGATCGTCGCAGCCGGCGCACCCGCTTATAAGATGCTGTTCCTTGTTGGTGCCGATGGCTTGCCTAAGCCTGTTGAGCCGGAGGAACTGTCCGGTGTCTGA
- the gspI gene encoding type II secretion system minor pseudopilin GspI, with translation MRADHPRPDGFTLIEVVVALAIFSLAALALIRLSAFSLRTGGDVISHEMAWQVARNRAVDVLSGPQPPVLGETRGNDSNGGQNFVWRQTARQTDDSRFVRVDIVVEGVQGGKAVISLARRAL, from the coding sequence TTGCGCGCTGACCATCCCCGACCCGATGGCTTCACCTTGATCGAGGTGGTAGTCGCGCTCGCGATTTTCAGCCTTGCTGCGCTTGCGCTGATCCGATTGTCTGCTTTTTCGCTGCGTACGGGCGGGGACGTGATCAGCCATGAAATGGCATGGCAGGTCGCTCGCAATCGCGCGGTCGATGTGTTGTCTGGTCCCCAGCCACCTGTGCTGGGTGAAACGCGCGGAAACGATAGCAATGGCGGGCAGAACTTTGTCTGGCGCCAGACTGCGCGACAAACCGATGACTCCCGTTTCGTCCGCGTTGATATTGTTGTGGAAGGCGTGCAGGGCGGAAAGGCCGTGATCTCGCTGGCAAGGCGGGCATTGTAA
- a CDS encoding GspH/FimT family pseudopilin, with product MPISIRNKPTPTENGFTLVEMLVVVFILGLASAAVVLVVPPGGSALRTDAERLAARIASARDEAVLQARPIAVWTRASGYGFERRINGKWQPHLDTAFRNQEFSSGVRISGPANNRIFFDATGLPSRAVEITLSDTDDRSIVKISASGEVAVAR from the coding sequence ATGCCGATATCTATTCGGAATAAACCCACGCCAACCGAGAACGGCTTCACGCTCGTCGAAATGCTGGTTGTGGTTTTTATCCTTGGCCTAGCATCGGCGGCGGTGGTCCTTGTGGTCCCGCCGGGTGGCAGCGCGCTACGCACCGACGCTGAAAGGCTGGCCGCGCGCATCGCATCTGCGCGCGATGAAGCCGTTTTGCAGGCGAGACCGATCGCGGTCTGGACACGCGCGTCAGGCTATGGTTTCGAAAGAAGGATAAACGGTAAATGGCAACCCCACTTGGATACGGCCTTCCGCAACCAAGAATTTAGCAGCGGGGTACGCATAAGTGGCCCGGCCAACAACCGCATCTTTTTTGATGCCACCGGCTTGCCGTCCCGCGCAGTCGAAATTACCCTGTCCGATACGGATGATCGCAGCATCGTAAAGATCAGTGCTTCGGGTGAGGTGGCAGTTGCGCGCTGA
- the gspG gene encoding type II secretion system major pseudopilin GspG: MISRKLIWNLFTDTGMPVRQSRREKLPKSEPRQSPGIRSNGFTLTEMLVTLFILGLVTTVVVINVLPNQDKAMVAKAKADVSTLSQAMESYRLDNMTYPSASEGLQALVTPPAAAGSSSARPGYIKKLPNDPWGRPYQYANPGRNGAFDVYSLGADGAPGGENENADIYSE, encoded by the coding sequence ATGATCTCTCGCAAACTCATCTGGAACCTCTTCACCGATACCGGAATGCCGGTCCGCCAGAGCCGCCGGGAAAAGCTGCCAAAGTCCGAACCGCGCCAGTCGCCGGGAATTCGGTCCAACGGCTTTACCCTAACCGAAATGCTGGTGACGCTTTTCATCCTCGGGCTTGTCACCACCGTCGTGGTTATCAACGTTCTGCCCAATCAGGACAAAGCGATGGTGGCTAAGGCCAAGGCGGATGTATCTACGCTGTCACAGGCGATGGAGAGTTATCGGCTGGATAACATGACCTATCCTTCGGCAAGCGAGGGCTTGCAGGCACTTGTAACACCGCCGGCCGCTGCTGGATCCAGCTCGGCGCGCCCGGGATACATCAAAAAACTGCCAAATGATCCGTGGGGTCGGCCCTATCAATATGCCAATCCCGGCCGCAACGGCGCGTTTGACGTTTATTCGCTAGGGGCTGACGGAGCGCCTGGTGGCGAAAATGAAAATGCCGATATCTATTCGGAATAA
- the gspF gene encoding type II secretion system inner membrane protein GspF: MPDFAWRGIDVEGRERTGRVAAANDAAARARLARQRLHIIAVEPAASEARTVSVTAILRRTPKLGLKQLTLFTRQLSSLVQVSPLEEALRTASLQTESMQVRAILGNVHSGVVEGQRLSEAMRREEASFPPLYRAMVSAGESSGALPEILLRLATLLERRAAINSKLLSALAYPLILTLVATLVVSALMISVVPRVVEQFDDVNQQLPLITQIVIGVSAFLAAYWWLLLLALAFIVGVFAALLRRETVRLRVDSHLLRLPFLGRLIRDLNAARLSRTLATMVSSRLPLLDGLRLTRDTIGNRALRKANNMMIEQVRGGGSLSGAMRATGVFPPLLVYLAASGESAGQLDIMLERAADYLEREFDDFTATALSLLEPLIIVMMGGVVAVIILSILLPILQLQNLAGL, from the coding sequence ATGCCTGATTTCGCTTGGCGGGGAATCGATGTTGAAGGCCGAGAACGCACTGGTCGGGTGGCTGCTGCCAATGACGCTGCTGCGCGCGCGCGCCTTGCCCGCCAACGATTACATATTATCGCTGTCGAGCCGGCAGCCAGTGAAGCGCGAACGGTTTCGGTCACGGCGATCCTGCGTCGAACGCCAAAGCTAGGTCTGAAGCAGCTCACTTTGTTTACCCGACAATTGTCCTCGCTGGTGCAAGTTTCGCCGCTGGAAGAAGCGCTCCGTACTGCGAGCCTTCAAACCGAATCTATGCAGGTCCGTGCAATCCTCGGCAATGTGCATAGCGGTGTCGTCGAAGGGCAGCGCCTTTCAGAAGCGATGCGTCGCGAAGAAGCCAGTTTCCCTCCGCTGTATCGGGCGATGGTGTCAGCTGGTGAAAGTTCAGGGGCACTTCCCGAGATACTTTTGCGGCTTGCGACGCTATTGGAGCGGCGGGCAGCAATAAACAGCAAGCTGCTCTCGGCTCTCGCCTATCCCTTAATCCTAACGCTGGTCGCAACGCTGGTCGTTTCGGCATTGATGATTTCGGTCGTGCCACGCGTGGTTGAGCAATTTGACGATGTAAATCAGCAATTGCCCTTGATCACCCAAATCGTCATTGGCGTTTCCGCTTTTCTCGCTGCTTATTGGTGGCTGCTACTTTTGGCACTGGCCTTCATCGTGGGCGTCTTCGCGGCATTGCTGCGGAGAGAAACTGTTCGGCTAAGGGTGGACAGCCATCTGCTTCGTCTTCCCTTTCTGGGCCGGTTGATCCGTGATCTCAATGCAGCACGCCTGTCGCGGACGCTCGCCACGATGGTGTCAAGCCGTTTGCCCTTGCTTGATGGATTACGGCTCACCCGCGATACCATCGGCAACAGGGCCTTGCGCAAGGCCAACAACATGATGATTGAACAGGTGCGCGGGGGCGGCAGCCTATCTGGTGCCATGCGAGCGACTGGGGTCTTCCCGCCCCTGCTCGTTTATCTCGCGGCAAGCGGTGAGAGTGCCGGGCAATTGGATATCATGCTCGAGCGGGCTGCCGATTATCTTGAACGCGAATTCGACGACTTTACGGCAACAGCGCTTTCCCTCCTTGAGCCGCTGATCATTGTAATGATGGGCGGTGTCGTTGCCGTCATCATCTTGTCGATCCTCCTTCCCATTCTTCAATTGCAAAACCTTGCAGGACTGTGA